The following proteins are encoded in a genomic region of Pseudanabaena galeata CCNP1313:
- the drmB gene encoding DUF1998 domain-containing protein — MNKYRIGELRPSQIMFSYGIGAIADLPNLAAMVMGLEEWQRQHTQVITEDRLLAAVQEQLGAQVQQLVSLPIPEEEARHPYLNQQPNLEGIPVAPFPTWMVCPKCDLLAPITDGLFELKTFRNRHSEAAYHHTNCNKAIAPKVIPVRFLTACEKGHLDDFPWRYFVHRGSSDCKGSLRLIEPSVSGAVTDIVIKCDSCAASRRMSDAFGLSGKQNMPRCRGRHPHLRNFDDKCDRQMKTMLLGASNSWFSLSLSALSIPNAENKLEQYIDGYWQTLGEADSADTLKILLKILQKQGKAYELENYDIQEIWEAIAKRNHGSSQESNDHTSATDLKTPEWLKFKSVTGLEDRGKDWRLKAIAPPVDFDKVISKVILVEKLREVRSLIGFTRIQSPGDFTDTGDVPKEYRAPLSRFKPSWVPAMEVRGEGIFIEFNEAALQTWEQQPAVKKQHIKVKEAHKTWLNQRNPELVDKISTPDMRYLLIHSFSHALMRQFALECGYNAASLRERIYAQVANRDRQAQAGLLIYTAAPDSEGTLGGLVHLGEAPRLNHHIQQALESIKICTSDPLCAEHDPADDRVSLHWAACHACLFSPETSCERGNKFLDRALLVPTFSQTDICFFS, encoded by the coding sequence ATGAACAAATATCGTATTGGTGAACTTCGTCCTAGTCAGATTATGTTTAGTTATGGCATCGGCGCGATCGCTGACTTGCCCAACTTAGCAGCGATGGTGATGGGCTTAGAGGAATGGCAACGCCAGCATACTCAAGTAATTACGGAAGATCGATTGTTGGCGGCGGTGCAGGAGCAACTTGGCGCACAGGTACAGCAATTAGTCAGTTTACCGATTCCTGAAGAAGAAGCCCGTCACCCCTATCTCAATCAGCAACCAAACCTTGAAGGAATCCCCGTTGCGCCATTTCCAACTTGGATGGTATGCCCTAAGTGCGATCTGCTTGCACCGATTACTGACGGACTTTTTGAATTAAAAACTTTCCGCAATCGCCATAGTGAAGCTGCTTATCATCATACAAATTGCAATAAAGCGATCGCCCCCAAAGTAATTCCTGTGAGATTTCTCACCGCTTGTGAAAAGGGACATCTTGATGATTTTCCTTGGCGCTATTTTGTTCATCGTGGGAGTAGTGATTGCAAGGGATCGTTGCGATTAATTGAGCCGAGCGTATCGGGAGCCGTGACTGATATTGTGATCAAGTGTGATAGCTGTGCGGCGAGTCGGCGGATGTCCGATGCCTTTGGGCTGTCTGGCAAACAAAATATGCCCCGTTGTCGCGGTCGCCATCCCCATTTACGCAATTTTGACGATAAGTGCGATCGCCAAATGAAAACAATGCTTTTGGGAGCCTCTAATAGTTGGTTTTCCCTGAGTCTATCAGCGCTATCGATTCCCAATGCTGAGAATAAACTAGAACAATATATTGATGGCTATTGGCAGACCTTGGGAGAGGCTGATAGTGCTGATACTTTGAAAATTTTGCTCAAAATTTTACAAAAACAGGGTAAAGCCTACGAGCTAGAGAATTATGATATTCAAGAAATTTGGGAGGCGATCGCCAAGCGTAATCATGGCTCTAGCCAAGAAAGTAATGATCATACTTCGGCAACGGATCTCAAAACTCCTGAATGGCTCAAATTTAAAAGCGTGACGGGGCTTGAGGATCGCGGCAAAGACTGGCGACTCAAGGCGATCGCGCCGCCTGTTGATTTTGACAAAGTAATTTCTAAAGTCATTCTGGTGGAAAAATTACGGGAAGTGCGATCGCTAATTGGCTTCACCCGCATTCAGTCACCTGGGGACTTTACCGATACGGGTGATGTGCCGAAGGAATATCGAGCGCCCCTCAGTCGTTTTAAACCAAGTTGGGTTCCTGCGATGGAAGTGCGCGGCGAGGGGATCTTTATCGAATTTAATGAGGCGGCGCTGCAAACATGGGAACAACAACCCGCAGTCAAAAAGCAACATATCAAGGTCAAAGAAGCTCACAAAACTTGGCTCAATCAGCGCAATCCTGAACTTGTCGATAAAATCTCGACTCCCGATATGCGCTATTTACTGATCCATTCCTTTTCCCATGCCCTGATGCGTCAATTTGCCCTCGAATGTGGCTACAATGCCGCAAGTTTACGCGAGCGCATATATGCTCAGGTGGCAAATCGCGATCGCCAAGCACAGGCAGGTTTATTAATTTATACGGCGGCTCCTGACAGTGAAGGGACATTGGGCGGTTTGGTGCATCTCGGTGAAGCACCAAGGCTCAATCATCATATCCAGCAAGCTCTTGAATCAATCAAGATCTGTACATCTGATCCACTATGCGCTGAGCATGATCCTGCTGATGATCGGGTTTCTTTGCATTGGGCAGCTTGTCACGCCTGTTTATTTAGTCCTGAGACTTCTTGCGAGAGGGGCAATAAGTTTTTAGATCGGGCTTTGCTGGTTCCCACCTTCTCGCAAACAGATATTTGTTTTTTTAGCTAA
- the drmA gene encoding DISARM system helicase DrmA, with protein sequence MQLIKLPRQEFEQLNLEEINQQLRDDKVHLDWSLVEEISDRQLEILLQGLSIAAHETVLGTETISPQLCDRINRVIGKLSSRKSSGKNKTRIQGKLLEEQFIPATSQPQNGQGELLLSTEFVVPSENVEQGKILQKATPREIREKLVAMIYKDLLGPVNGENEEVDEPSLTERYLVGAIAPRKRYTKVASGDQIGDQIGDEIDLTQEEDPAQQDNLAIAGKKNSDDGDTEEVAPPSSLFPSSIGLSFCVDGDFDEITIQAIWGYYKKGESEVITNDKNNPKTVWQRNPINGSGIFKLADIAATTEQTREWYPDRKNAPAVVVRVRCRKIDRDWIVTIFLENRQTEPKQNRDSAWLFQPEVKVQGSNPHQAIFIRKPLTSSDSLDGDLRYEQESLQLLYRNCVEFAVGHNTSVHAEVVADSSSRSSQQGDRAISLTTSAIPRHIVPNTTPPDEKEIPALKGLILDMKVLAQVEAEALPPILYPLVSAYEQWLRSQEINKQQLPSSPEFYKQAADRNLKDCQIALTRIREGIQLLEANPQAVEAFQFMNMAMAQQRIRSLYAEQKRQGKDNPFNDFERPENYSWRTFQLAFILINLPSLTDLHHSDRQTDQKAICDLLWFPTGGGKTEAYLGLTAYTLAMRRLQGVVSGHDGEHGVAVLMRYTLRLLTLQQFQRATTLICACESLRRKDPVKWGREPFRIGLWVGNNSTPNWTEQSEETIKQLKGQNQGQNYSGSSGTPHQLTNCPWCGSVIDAGKDIEVLSFEKNIGRTLVYCSDRVGNCLFGRKHSPNEGLPIVVVDEEIYRRLPSLVIATVDKFAQMPWNGKTQMLFGKVNGYCDRHGFRCPDLEDSDSHPKKGTLPAVKTRPHLPLRPPDLIIQDELHLISGALGSMVGLYETAIDHLCTWDVNGQQVRPKVIASTATIRQARNQVHQLFLREVKIFPPQAINIEDNFFSRQRPPSNEHSGRLYLGICAPGRRLKAALIRVYLVALSAAQQLMDDGYDADPWMTLVGYFNSLRELGGTRRLVDDDITTRLSKMDKRGLAKRYLSPSRIEELTSRKSSTDIPKILDALERKFEVLTAEEKRNQQKDKKQQKLNPLDVILATNMISVGVDVKRLGLMVTCGQPKNTAEYIQATSRVGRSHPGLVLTVYNWARPRDLSHYERFEHYHATFYQHVEPLSVTPFSAGALDRGLAALFVSLVRLSGFEFNDNDGAERMITENFNHPDLVSSMEAIAERISQSFQNPDLRDEILYQLHGLRDKWASAAKPNEAGTRLQFKASSRGGTTVSLLKNIAQDPDDYFACLNSLRNVEPASALIFVDQAPDNESDRLPEPFTS encoded by the coding sequence ATGCAACTTATCAAGCTTCCTCGCCAAGAATTCGAGCAACTGAATCTTGAAGAAATTAATCAGCAATTGCGAGATGATAAAGTTCATCTCGATTGGAGTCTCGTCGAAGAAATTAGCGATCGTCAGTTGGAAATATTACTGCAAGGTTTGAGTATTGCAGCGCATGAAACAGTTTTGGGGACGGAGACTATTTCACCACAATTATGCGATCGCATTAATCGAGTTATCGGTAAATTATCGTCAAGGAAATCATCGGGGAAAAACAAGACAAGGATACAGGGTAAACTCTTAGAAGAGCAATTTATCCCCGCCACAAGTCAACCGCAAAATGGGCAAGGGGAATTATTACTCAGTACAGAATTTGTAGTTCCATCAGAGAACGTAGAGCAGGGAAAGATCCTCCAAAAGGCAACGCCTAGAGAGATTCGAGAGAAGCTAGTGGCAATGATTTACAAGGATTTGCTGGGGCCTGTAAATGGTGAAAATGAGGAAGTTGATGAGCCTAGCCTCACTGAACGCTATCTAGTTGGGGCGATCGCACCACGTAAACGCTATACAAAAGTCGCATCTGGGGATCAAATTGGCGATCAAATTGGTGATGAAATAGATCTTACCCAAGAAGAAGATCCTGCTCAACAGGACAATCTGGCGATCGCAGGCAAAAAGAATAGCGATGATGGTGATACGGAGGAGGTCGCACCGCCTAGCAGCTTATTTCCATCGTCAATTGGTTTGAGTTTTTGTGTGGATGGTGATTTTGACGAGATCACAATTCAGGCTATTTGGGGATATTACAAAAAAGGCGAAAGCGAAGTAATTACTAATGATAAGAATAATCCTAAAACTGTTTGGCAACGTAATCCGATTAATGGCTCTGGCATATTTAAATTAGCGGATATTGCAGCAACTACTGAACAGACAAGGGAATGGTATCCCGATCGCAAAAATGCACCTGCTGTAGTCGTGCGGGTGCGTTGTCGTAAAATTGATCGTGATTGGATTGTGACTATCTTTTTAGAAAATAGGCAAACGGAACCTAAGCAAAATCGGGATTCGGCTTGGCTCTTTCAACCAGAAGTTAAGGTGCAGGGCAGTAATCCCCATCAGGCAATCTTTATACGCAAACCACTTACTAGCAGTGACAGTCTTGATGGTGATCTACGCTATGAACAAGAATCTTTGCAACTGCTCTATCGGAATTGTGTTGAATTTGCGGTGGGGCATAATACTAGCGTCCATGCGGAAGTTGTAGCTGACAGTTCATCAAGGTCATCCCAACAAGGCGATCGCGCTATCAGTCTTACCACTAGTGCCATTCCTAGACATATCGTTCCCAACACGACACCGCCTGATGAGAAAGAAATCCCTGCGCTCAAGGGCTTGATTTTAGATATGAAGGTACTCGCTCAGGTCGAAGCTGAAGCGTTGCCACCAATCCTCTATCCGCTTGTGAGTGCCTATGAACAATGGTTACGGTCACAGGAAATCAATAAACAGCAATTACCAAGTAGTCCAGAATTTTATAAACAAGCCGCCGATCGCAATCTCAAGGATTGTCAGATTGCATTAACGAGAATTCGCGAAGGAATTCAGCTATTAGAAGCCAATCCGCAAGCCGTGGAAGCTTTTCAGTTTATGAATATGGCGATGGCGCAGCAACGGATTCGGAGTCTTTATGCTGAACAAAAAAGACAGGGTAAGGACAATCCTTTCAATGATTTTGAAAGACCTGAGAATTATAGCTGGCGGACTTTCCAGCTTGCTTTTATTTTGATTAATCTCCCCAGTTTGACCGATCTGCACCACAGCGATCGCCAAACCGATCAGAAGGCGATCTGCGATCTGCTATGGTTCCCCACTGGCGGAGGTAAGACTGAGGCATATCTAGGGCTAACTGCCTATACCCTAGCGATGCGGCGTTTGCAGGGCGTAGTGTCTGGACATGATGGAGAGCATGGCGTGGCGGTATTAATGCGCTATACGCTGCGATTGCTGACGCTGCAACAGTTTCAACGTGCCACGACGCTGATCTGTGCCTGTGAATCTTTGCGGCGCAAAGATCCTGTTAAATGGGGAAGGGAACCCTTTCGGATTGGACTATGGGTCGGCAATAACAGCACTCCTAACTGGACAGAACAGAGTGAAGAAACGATCAAACAACTCAAGGGACAAAATCAGGGTCAAAACTATAGTGGCTCCTCTGGTACACCCCATCAGCTTACTAACTGCCCTTGGTGCGGCTCGGTGATTGATGCGGGAAAAGATATTGAAGTACTTTCCTTTGAAAAAAATATTGGCAGAACTCTGGTTTATTGCAGCGATCGCGTAGGCAATTGTTTATTCGGTCGTAAGCACTCACCTAATGAGGGTTTACCGATTGTGGTAGTTGATGAAGAAATCTATCGCCGCTTGCCATCTCTGGTAATTGCCACGGTTGATAAGTTCGCGCAAATGCCTTGGAATGGTAAAACTCAGATGCTCTTTGGAAAGGTGAATGGCTATTGCGATCGCCATGGTTTTCGATGCCCAGACCTTGAAGATAGTGATAGTCATCCCAAGAAAGGCACATTGCCCGCCGTTAAAACTAGACCGCATTTGCCCTTACGTCCGCCAGACCTGATCATTCAGGATGAGTTGCACCTAATTAGTGGCGCATTGGGTAGCATGGTGGGACTTTATGAAACGGCAATTGATCACCTTTGTACATGGGATGTCAATGGTCAGCAAGTGCGTCCTAAGGTAATTGCTTCGACAGCGACGATTCGCCAAGCGCGTAATCAAGTACATCAACTATTTTTGCGTGAGGTAAAGATATTTCCACCTCAGGCGATCAATATTGAAGATAATTTTTTTTCGCGGCAACGTCCACCAAGCAATGAACATTCTGGACGGTTGTATCTGGGAATTTGCGCCCCTGGTCGTCGTCTCAAGGCGGCTCTGATTCGGGTCTATTTAGTGGCACTTTCGGCGGCTCAACAACTGATGGATGATGGTTATGATGCCGATCCTTGGATGACGTTGGTGGGCTATTTTAATTCTCTGCGTGAGCTAGGTGGAACGCGCCGCCTTGTGGATGATGACATCACCACCCGCTTGTCAAAAATGGATAAACGGGGATTAGCGAAGCGCTATCTTAGTCCTAGTCGAATTGAAGAGCTAACTTCGCGCAAAAGTTCTACGGATATTCCCAAAATTCTTGATGCTTTAGAAAGAAAGTTTGAGGTTTTGACTGCGGAAGAGAAACGGAATCAACAGAAAGATAAGAAACAGCAAAAACTCAATCCCCTTGATGTAATTTTGGCAACGAATATGATCTCTGTGGGTGTGGATGTGAAGCGGCTGGGGCTGATGGTGACTTGCGGTCAGCCCAAAAATACTGCGGAATATATCCAAGCTACATCACGGGTGGGGCGGAGTCATCCTGGGTTAGTTTTGACGGTTTATAACTGGGCAAGACCAAGGGATTTATCGCACTATGAGCGCTTTGAACATTACCACGCTACTTTCTATCAGCACGTTGAGCCTTTGTCGGTAACGCCATTTTCTGCGGGAGCTTTGGATCGTGGTTTAGCGGCGTTGTTTGTTTCGCTGGTGAGATTGAGTGGGTTTGAGTTTAATGACAATGATGGAGCCGAGAGGATGATTACGGAAAATTTTAACCATCCTGATTTGGTTTCAAGCATGGAGGCGATCGCTGAACGTATTAGTCAAAGTTTTCAAAATCCTGACTTAAGGGATGAGATTCTCTATCAACTGCATGGACTGCGCGATAAGTGGGCAAGTGCCGCAAAGCCTAATGAAGCAGGGACAAGGTTACAGTTTAAGGCTTCCAGTCGCGGCGGCACAACGGTTTCACTTTTAAAAAATATTGCTCAAGATCCTGACGATTATTTTGCTTGTTTAAATTCGCTTCGCAATGTCGAACCTGCTTCAGCGCTAATCTTTGTCGATCAAGCACCTGATAATGAAAGCGATCGCTTACCAGAACCATTCACCTCTTAA